The region TGGGAGCGCTTGTTGCCGTTTACCTTATAACGAACATACTTACAGAGTTTGTCACAAACGTTGCCGCTGCAACTATGGTGTTCCCGGTAGCCCTTTCGGTTGCCTCTAATTTGGGGGCCTCTCCCAAGCTTTTTGCCCTTGTAGTTGCCTACGCGGCCTCGGCAAGTTTTGCCACTCCTGTAGGTTATCAGACAAATCTGCTTGTTTACGGACCCGGTAACTACAGGTTCAAGGACTTTCTGAAGGTAGGGCTCCCCCTTTCCTTTATCTTCATGTCTGTTATAATTTCGCTGCTAATTTTAAAACAAAAAGGGGGCGCCTGAGTGGAGGAGAAAATTCTCGTATCCTACAGAGGGAGAATTACACGTGCAGATAGGGAAAGGCTAAAGGGGCATAAATCTTTTATCCTTTGGTTTACCGGTCTTTCCGGTTCTGGAAAGTCTACACTCTCGCATAAAGTGGAAGAAAAACTTTACGAGATGGGTGTCCACACCTACGTTTTAGACGGAGACAACATAAGACAGGGCCTCAATAAAGACCTCGGCTTTTCAGAAGAAGACAGAAGGGAAAATATCCGTAGAATAGGTGAGGTTGCGAAGCTTTTCGTGGATGCTGGTGTGGCTGTTCTGACGGCTTTTATTTCCCCTTACAGGCGAGATAGGGAGTTTGTCCGGAACCTTGTTGATAAAGGTGATTTCATAGAAGTTTACGTTAAATGTCCACTTGAAGTGTGCGAGCAAAGGGACCCGAAGGGACTTTACAAAAAGGCAAGGGCCGGTCAGATAAAGAACTTTACCGGAATAGATGACCCTTACGAGGAGCCTGAAAACCCGGAGATAATAGTAGAAACCGACAAAATGACCGTTGAGGAGTGTGTAGACAAAATAGTAAATTTTCTCACCGTTAACGGTTATATAAAAGGGAGAAGATAAGAGGAGGGTATCGTGATTAAACCCCACGGTGGAAAACTTGTGAACAGGCTAGCTGGGCCAGATGAAAGAGAGGAACTTCTAAAAAAGATGGAATCCCTTCCCAAGATTTATGCTGGTGATAGGTATGTGGGCCACTGTGAAATGATAGCTATAGGAGGGTATTCTCCCCTTGAGGGTTTTATGACGAAAGAGGAGGCTGAAGAGGTTATAAGAAATGTACACCTTCCTTCCGGTCTTCTATGGTCTATTCCAATAGTGTTACCTGTTGATGAGGAGCTTTGGAAATCTTTGAAAGTAGGTGATGAAGTCGCCATTTACGATAAACATAACCGTCCTATTGCAATAATTGTTGTTGAGGATAAATATACGCTTGACCTTGATTTCTACTGTGAGAACGTATTTAAAACAACGGATGAAAACCATCCTGGTGTTGCTTTTGTTAAAAGCGCTGGTAATCACTTCATAGGTGGTGAGCTTCTGCGCCTTGTAAACCGCCCCGTTAGGGAAGGTATTGACGAGTTCTACTATCAGGACCCTGCTCAGGTTAGGAAAGTGATTGAGGAGAAGGGATGGAAAAGAGTAGTTGCTTTTCAAACGAGGAATCCCATTCACAGGGCTCACGAATATATAATAAAATGTGCCCTTGAAACAATGGATGGGGCTCTAATTCACCCCCTTGTCGGAGAAACGAAGAAAGATGATATTCCTGCTCCAGTAAGGATGAAGTGTTATGAGGTTTTAATAAATAACTACTTTAACAAAAACCGGGTACATTTGAGCGTTCTCCCGGCTCCGATGCACTACGCAGGCCCCAGGGAGGCGGTTCACCACATGCTTATGCGCAAGAACTACGGCTGCACTCATATGATAATAGGCCGAGACCACGCAGGGGTTGGTGACTACTATGGAACCTACGAAGCCCAAGAGTTTGTAGACCAATTTGTTGATGAACTTGAAATTCAGCCACTCAAATTTGAGCACGCTTTCTATTGCACTATTTGCGAAAACATGGCAACTTCGAAAACTTGCCCTCATCCTAAAGACGTCCATATCCACCTTAGCGGAACCAAAGTTCGTACAATGCTTAGAGAAGGTAAGAAACCCCCTAAAGAGTTTTCCCGCCCGGAGGTTGCGAGTATTTTAATTGCTTGGGCACAAGGTAAATGAAAGTATGGAAGGGCTGAGTCAGGTTCTGTCTAAATCAGGTCTTGCTTTACTTTTAAGGCTCTTAGGAATTTTAGGGGGATACTTATTTATGCTTGTGGTTTCTTGGAATTTTGGACCTAAGGTTTGGGGTGATTTTTCGATATTTTTGGTAATATTACAATTATTAGGTTCAATAGCAAAATTTGGTTTGGATACTACTTTCTTAAAGTTAGCTTCGGAAACTTGGGCTAAGAAAAAGTATTCTCTGTTAAGTAGATTATATGTGTCTTCCTTGACTTTACTTATCTTATTTTCTTTAATTATTTCCTTGATTACTTATTTTTTAGCTAACTATATGGCTATTTATGTTTTTCATAAACCTTATTTTGAGACTTACTTTCGTTTTCTGTCGTTTCTTGTTCCTTTTTTTGCTCTTCTGGGATTGCACTCTGAAGGTTTGAGAGCTATAAGTAAGATTTTACTGCATATGCTTTCTCAACAAGCTGGTTTGTTTTTGTGTGCATTTTTAAGCTTAGGTTTACTTTATCATGTTAAATATGATTTAGGTAGTTTATTGCCTTTTATTTCATATGCTATAGCAGTATTTTTTTGTTTGATTATAGCAGTATCGTCTTGGTTGGTTTTTTCCAGAGTTGAATTATTTATATTTAGTGATTTAACTTTGGAACTGTATAGGTACATTTTAAGATTTTCACTACCATTATTTATATCAGGTATTGCAAGTATGTTAATGGCATGGACAGATATAATTATGTTAGGTATTTTCCTACCGTCGAGCGATGTAGGCGTTTATAGTGTAGCTTTAAGAATATCCACACTAGTAAGTATTGTACTAATAGCTGTGAACACAGTTGCTGCGCCTAAGTTTGCAGAATTTTGGGCTCTAGGAAAAGCTGATGAGTTGATCTTTTTTGCTAAGAATGTTACCCGCTTTGTTAGTATAATTTCTTTCATTTTATTTTCTATAGTAATTCTTTTTGGGAAAGAAGTATTGATGTTCTTTGGTAATGAATATACAAACGGTTTATCGTCTTTAATTGTCTTATCTTTTGGTCAACTTATAAATGCTATGGCTGGTAGTGTGGGTTATATTCTAATAATGACTCAATATCAAACTTTTCATAGAAATGTTATACTGTTAGGAGCGCTACTTAATATGACTTTGAACTTTGTTTTAATACCATACTTGGGTATATTAGGAGCGGCCTTTTCCACTACATTGACTTTGGTATTTTGGAATATTATTTTCTCTTGGAAAGTTAAGCAAATTTTTGGAAAATGGATTTTTGGATTTTAAAAGGAGGTAATAGGTGAAACTGCCAAATTTTCTTATAGTAGGAGTTCCTAAGGCTGGAACAACGTCTGTCTATTACTGGTTAAATCAACACCCGCAAGTTTATATGAGTCCGATTAAGGAACCACATTACTTTTCTCAAATAGGGAATGAAGACCATGTAAATAGTTGGGAAGATTATGTTAAGCTTTTTTCAGATGTGAATACTGAACATTTAGCTATTGGAGAGGCTAGTACGTCTTATTTTCATTTTTATAAAAGAGCGATTCCTCTTATAAAGAAGCATTTGGGTAGTCCTAAAATAATAGTTATTCTTAGAAATCCTGTTGAGAGAGCATGGTCTCACTATATGTATTATAGAAAGCTGGGTCGTGAGAGCAATTCAGTAAATATAATTGTAACCAATTCTTATACTTGTAAGGAAGAGCCTTGGGGGATTAAGAATCCTTATATAGAACTTAGTTTTTATTCTGAGGCCTTAGAGGCCTATTTGGATTCATTTGCTAATGTAAAGGTTATGTTTTATGATGATTTGAAACATCGACCACATGATTTTATTAAGGAACTTTATGAATTTCTTGATGTGGATAGTGATTTTATGCCTGGTTTTGAGGTCAGAAATATCTCTGGTGAACCTAGGAATAAATTAATAGGTTTTCTTCTTTCTAACTCTTTGTCTCAGAAAATAATCCCTCGAATTCCATATGTCATCAAAGCACCGTTTAGAAAGATTCTTTTGAAAAAGAAAGATATGCCAAAGGAAATTAAAAGAGAATTACTAAACATTTACTTAGAAGATATTGAAAAAGTAGAGAAATTACTTGGAGTTAATTTAGAGCACTGGAAGTCTTAATAAGGGGGGAACTTGAGAAAGACTTTTTCTTTGGTTATCCCTACTCTTGGAAGGGTTCGGGAGTTAGATAGGTTGTTAAACAGCATAAAATATCAAACAATACCTCTTACTTCCTTAGAAGTAATTATTGTAGATCAAAATGAAGATTCAAGACTTAGTTCTGTGATTGGTAGGTATAGTACGAGTTTTTTAATAAAACACTTAAAGGTTAACTTTAAAGGTGCTGCAAGAGCTAGGAATTACGGGCTTAAATTCGCTATGGGAGAGTATGTAAACTTTCCTGATGATGATTCTTTTTTATCTAAGAATACCTTAGATAAAGTGCTAACTTTCTTTAGTGTAAATCAAGATTATGACGCTTTAGCTGTTAAGGTGTTGGATCCTGTTAGAGAAAAACCAGCTTTATTGAATTTCCCTGATGTATCAGGAGAGGTCAGTTGTTTCAATTTTTATAGGAGAACTATAGAATTCAATCTCTTCTGGAAAAGAGATGTTCTACTCCGCTTAGGGGGATTTGATGAGAATTTGGGGGTGGGCACCTTTTTTGCTTCAGAAGAAAGTGGTGATTTAGTTTTAAGAGCTTTATTTAATAAATACAGGATTTTTTATAATTCTAATATTCTTGTTTATCATCCTGACAAAAGAAATCCAGATCTTGAAAAGGTTTATTCTTACGCTCTTGGCTTTGGAGCTTTACTTAATAAACACATAAAGC is a window of Thermovibrio ammonificans HB-1 DNA encoding:
- the cysC gene encoding adenylyl-sulfate kinase encodes the protein MEEKILVSYRGRITRADRERLKGHKSFILWFTGLSGSGKSTLSHKVEEKLYEMGVHTYVLDGDNIRQGLNKDLGFSEEDRRENIRRIGEVAKLFVDAGVAVLTAFISPYRRDREFVRNLVDKGDFIEVYVKCPLEVCEQRDPKGLYKKARAGQIKNFTGIDDPYEEPENPEIIVETDKMTVEECVDKIVNFLTVNGYIKGRR
- the sat gene encoding sulfate adenylyltransferase, producing the protein MIKPHGGKLVNRLAGPDEREELLKKMESLPKIYAGDRYVGHCEMIAIGGYSPLEGFMTKEEAEEVIRNVHLPSGLLWSIPIVLPVDEELWKSLKVGDEVAIYDKHNRPIAIIVVEDKYTLDLDFYCENVFKTTDENHPGVAFVKSAGNHFIGGELLRLVNRPVREGIDEFYYQDPAQVRKVIEEKGWKRVVAFQTRNPIHRAHEYIIKCALETMDGALIHPLVGETKKDDIPAPVRMKCYEVLINNYFNKNRVHLSVLPAPMHYAGPREAVHHMLMRKNYGCTHMIIGRDHAGVGDYYGTYEAQEFVDQFVDELEIQPLKFEHAFYCTICENMATSKTCPHPKDVHIHLSGTKVRTMLREGKKPPKEFSRPEVASILIAWAQGK
- a CDS encoding flippase; its protein translation is MLGHKVNESMEGLSQVLSKSGLALLLRLLGILGGYLFMLVVSWNFGPKVWGDFSIFLVILQLLGSIAKFGLDTTFLKLASETWAKKKYSLLSRLYVSSLTLLILFSLIISLITYFLANYMAIYVFHKPYFETYFRFLSFLVPFFALLGLHSEGLRAISKILLHMLSQQAGLFLCAFLSLGLLYHVKYDLGSLLPFISYAIAVFFCLIIAVSSWLVFSRVELFIFSDLTLELYRYILRFSLPLFISGIASMLMAWTDIIMLGIFLPSSDVGVYSVALRISTLVSIVLIAVNTVAAPKFAEFWALGKADELIFFAKNVTRFVSIISFILFSIVILFGKEVLMFFGNEYTNGLSSLIVLSFGQLINAMAGSVGYILIMTQYQTFHRNVILLGALLNMTLNFVLIPYLGILGAAFSTTLTLVFWNIIFSWKVKQIFGKWIFGF
- a CDS encoding sulfotransferase family protein, producing MKLPNFLIVGVPKAGTTSVYYWLNQHPQVYMSPIKEPHYFSQIGNEDHVNSWEDYVKLFSDVNTEHLAIGEASTSYFHFYKRAIPLIKKHLGSPKIIVILRNPVERAWSHYMYYRKLGRESNSVNIIVTNSYTCKEEPWGIKNPYIELSFYSEALEAYLDSFANVKVMFYDDLKHRPHDFIKELYEFLDVDSDFMPGFEVRNISGEPRNKLIGFLLSNSLSQKIIPRIPYVIKAPFRKILLKKKDMPKEIKRELLNIYLEDIEKVEKLLGVNLEHWKS
- a CDS encoding glycosyltransferase family 2 protein, which gives rise to MRKTFSLVIPTLGRVRELDRLLNSIKYQTIPLTSLEVIIVDQNEDSRLSSVIGRYSTSFLIKHLKVNFKGAARARNYGLKFAMGEYVNFPDDDSFLSKNTLDKVLTFFSVNQDYDALAVKVLDPVREKPALLNFPDVSGEVSCFNFYRRTIEFNLFWKRDVLLRLGGFDENLGVGTFFASEESGDLVLRALFNKYRIFYNSNILVYHPDKRNPDLEKVYSYALGFGALLNKHIKLKNLCILPYALNYLGRAFIGMLLHILLCDGYKFRKYYLRLKGAIQGFKYARKTFKY